The following proteins come from a genomic window of Salvia hispanica cultivar TCC Black 2014 chromosome 4, UniMelb_Shisp_WGS_1.0, whole genome shotgun sequence:
- the LOC125218853 gene encoding LOW QUALITY PROTEIN: cytochrome c biogenesis CcmF N-terminal-like mitochondrial protein 2 (The sequence of the model RefSeq protein was modified relative to this genomic sequence to represent the inferred CDS: deleted 1 base in 1 codon): protein MERKIPLLRLFVGPPARTQWSGWLVVSGSRRNASFMPRVLATACIHSVILPLLHSCTSFLNIVTFPCCVSGTFSIRSGLLAPVHSFATDDTRGIFLWPFFLLMTGISMILFSQMKQQASVHRTYKREMVVARSTLVHLRHSTRAQARPVILWKN, encoded by the exons ATGGAAAGAAAGATACCACTACTGCGCCTCTTTGTTGGACCGCCGGCGCGAACACAGTG GTCGGGGTGGCTGGTGGTTTCGGGATCCCGTAGA AATGCTTCTTTTATGCCTCGGGTATTAGCCACAGCTTGTATTCATTCAGTAATTCTACCCCTTCTTCATTCTTGTACCTCCTTTCTTAATATTGTGACTTTTCCATGCTGTGTCTCAGGAACCTTTTCAATACGGTCCGGATTGCTAGCTCCCGTTCATAGTTTTGCTACAGATGATACACGAGGGATCTTTTTATGGCCGTTCTTCCTTCTAATGACCGGCATATCTATGATTCTTTTCTCCCAAATGAAGCAGCAGGCATCGGTCCATAGAACCTATAAAAGGGAGATGGTTGTGGCGCGAAGTACTCTTGTGCACCTACGTCATTCGACTCGCGCGCAAGCCCGCCCCGTTATCTTATGGAAGAATTGA